In Lactuca sativa cultivar Salinas chromosome 5, Lsat_Salinas_v11, whole genome shotgun sequence, the DNA window CatccaaattcaaaaaaaaaatatacaacgCTATTCGTTATCGTTATTGTTACCATAGAAGATATAATCCGCCAAGTCCTTTCGAAGTTGTCTGTGTTTATTTGCGTCCTGAATGTCAACAACGCGATGCAAATAATCTACTGTTCCTGGTTGAAACTGAACGTGTCTGGGCTCCGTTAGGATATAGTGTGCAATATTTCGCCCTTTATCTTCTACTAtcatgttatgcattatgatacatgcatacatgatatATCGTAAAGTTTCTAAATACAATGGTCATGCTGCATGTTCGACTATATGCCACTTCGCCTTCAGCACTCCAAAAGCACGTTTCACATCCTTACGTGCTCCTTCTTGTCTTCTCTTAAAAAATTTGTCTCGTTCTTCAACCGGGTGGCGGAATGCCTTCACGAATGTGGAATACTGAGGATATATTCCATCTGTAGGGTAATACCCATATTTGTACTCGTTTCCATTCATTGTGAAAGGAGCATCCGAAGCTTTTTCATTCAAAAGATCGTCGAATATTGGCAACTGATCAAGAACGTTGACGTCGTTGTTGGAACCCGCAACCCCAAAAAATGCATGtcaaatccataaatcttgaGAAGCGACAGCCTCTAACACCAACGAAGGTGATCCGTGATGACCACTTGCGTATTGCCCTTTCCATGCTACCGGACAATTTTTCCATTTTCCAGTGTGTGCAATCAATGCTTCCGATCATTCCGGGAAACCCATGGCGTTCTTCATGCGCCGCATAGAATTCTTGCAAATCATGCAACGAAGGTTTCCGCAAATACACGTCTCCAAAAGTTTCAACACAACCCTTGACAATGTATACaaactctctcttgcggttctttcGGACATTCTCATATAGTCGTCCATGGTGTCGGGTGACTCCCGCATAGCCATCAAACGAATAGCCACAACACATTTCTGCAACGTTGTAAACCATTGTCTACCTCTAGCATCATATCTTAATTGAAAAAATTCGTACCTAAACATAAATTAACTACAGTTTAAaaatatattgcatatgttgtaaaattaaagaaacatgtagtacatttttatttattttgtataaaaatatagTAAACAAACAATATCGGCTTTCCAAGGCGTTGGCGATTCGTAAGAACACATCCCTACTCAAACAAAATCTTCTTTTGAAGTCTTTTGCCTCGTATACACAATTATCCGCAAAATAATCGCGATATAGATGTTCGTGTCCTTCCTCGCGATTTCTGTTTAAcatccactactagaaaacaaccctttaatgacgcgcaaataATGACACTCGgtgatagaggacgcgcatttgtgcgtgccccaaaaaataatgtcagttttgcaaaatttgaagaatagaggacacgcatttgtgcgtacCCTAAATatagtgtccaacaaaaaaaattaaaaacacggagtgCACCTTTCATAAAAAAGCGTGTCGTCTAAagatttatatttttctttatgaACGTGTTTTCTCCAATATTTTTATTACCGAGGGgggaataaaatcaaaaaaataaaaaaccccGCCTTGACACTCTTATCGTTCTTCTTCTTATGTTGTAAAATCCTCTTCAatcaaaagaaaccctaaaagcatTGTGGGTAAAAGATCGatcaaaagaaaccctaaaaccccgCCTCATACTTGAAGTTCCTGTAAGTGCTTTTGTTATCTTGTTATGTTCTGCAATAATCTAATTCCTCAACGACATTGAGGAGGGGTTATTTCCGTTTACCCCAGTGCATTATTCAACTCAAGATCCATATGTGTTGGTTTGGACTGGTAGTAGAGGGGTAAAGATGTCTAGGCCCACGACCGAGAATTAGAAGATCCAAAGCGTGTTACCCAACTTAAACCCTGATCAACGTTTCTATAACCCTTCATCAAAAACGTCTCAAGTTCTTCAACGGGATCAAGCGGTACGCTCGCATAATGCACCGACTGAAAACCCCTTATTTCTCGATCCTTTTCTTCTCTCTCGATTCTCAAACCTCTGGCGGCTCTCCAGTTTTGCATCTCTGGTGCCATCCACCCACACCTCCGGCTCCACTGTCGCTTCAGGTATGAATCGTTCTTCTGTTTTTTCATTTTTGCTCCCCAAATACGCTGAAATCTCCGATTATGTGAGACGATTGTTCAACATGTGAGTTCAAATATTTCTCCAGGGAACTCCTCTCATTGATTCGATTAGCGACTGCGACTCCTCTTAATTGCGGTGTCGATCGACTACTGCGACTTCTCTTGATTGTAGATCTAATTGACACCTTCTAGCTCTCGTGATTTCCCTATTCACCACAATAGGTATGGTTTACGTCTAAAATTCCATTTATTTGATAATAACCCTTGTCTAATTTTTCTCTCCTGATAGTTTTAATCTATGTAGGTAAAGGGTTTGAATCTCTTTTTAATCCTACTACCGTTTATAGAAGCCTCCACAATAGGTATGATTTACGTCTACAActctttttttccttttcttgttCTTACTGTTTTGCGATCACATACACACCCTGTAAATCCTCTCTTTTTTctgattttatgttttttataatgGGGACATTTAGTGCTGGTGAATTTTTAGTAGCTTGTTCTCTTCTTTAGTTAAAAGTTTGTGTTTTCTTACTTTGACAATGTTATGTCTCTTGCATTCACAGACCGCACAAGGATAGTAGCTTGTTCTCTTCTTTAGTTAAAAGTGCTTAACATAGTATTATGTAGTAATTTTAGTTTTATCAGTTTATGTGTGTCTTCAGTTGATGAAATAATGACTTGTCCATGTGATTTAGGTTGACACAGAAGTGAAGATTACTTGTGGAACTCCTATTAAGAAGATTATTCAACAGGTGGCTTCAGCTTGTATTACTTGACATAGAAGTGAAGATTACTTGAGGATGAGGGCATATTCACAAGCTTTTTGCCCTCTTCTCTTAGGTTTTGTCTCGAATCTTGACTCTTGTCCTGTCAACAAGCTTGCATTTGACATTCTTTGAAGatgaaaatattttttgccaCAAAGATTTGACAAGCTGGAAAAACAGCCATTCTTCCAAACTCATACTGCTATTGCTatttaaaagtcaaataatattaATACGGAACATTCTCATATCTAATTACTGTCCATATCCCTATTCCCCGAATGCTTTGAccttatatatgtaatttattacTGATATCTTTTTGTGGGGACACGTAATACTTAGGCCTCGTTTGTTTTTCTACAAAAATACTTTTTGAGCACTTTTCCCTTCTGGCGGGTAGATGTTTCACAAATGCACGTCTTCTTCCGCAAACTTAgaaaaagacaaaagacatttaaccacttccaaaacaaacagcaccttaatCTGCAACAGTGCATAGCAATAGCACTAGCCTTAATGTTTTTATTTGTATACTCCCTAATAAATGAATCTCtcctttttatttaattttgtgcATATTGTAAAGAAAGTGCTCTGAATTTAGAAGATAAATAGAATATGAGAAGTCTAGAACATCGTTCAAATGAAGATGATGGTAAATAAATTCTACGAATCCTCAAGATAATAACAGGTActaaaaaacttgtaattttttcttttttttagttTCTCTTTTGGTTCTCATCACAATGCTTACAATTTTTATGCATTCACACTTAACAACCAACCATTGGGCAATACTATTATCCTAACAATGTAAACAAGTACTATTCCGGCCCTGCAAATGAAACTGAATATTTATAtatttctccttcttcttctccttctcatcCTTCCATATCTGATATGATTACATATCCTGATTCAGGTCATAAACGAGACAACAAAGAAATATAGGTAGACAAGTATAAGCCTTGCTATTTGCTAGACTTATCTGTTCACAAAAAGAAGGTTGAAGAGGTTAAAATCTGGCTAGCAGAAATAATCAAAACCAAAAACAACAATCATTAGAATCATGTTCTTGTCATAACTGCACTTCCTGGAGTTGGAAATTCTGTAACTGTTGAAGCAATTGCCTCCCTTCTTGTCCAATATGTTTGCGTTCCAATAGTTATATTAATCACAGACTATGGTAGATCAAAGACAGTTGATTACACCTCAAGATGCTGGGAAGAACTTCAGACATCTCTTCAAAATATAGGAGCTTTTAAGGTTTCTTTCAATCCAATCACAGCAAACTCCATCACAAAAATGCTTTCAAGAATTTGTAGGGAAGAAAAACTTAAAATAAAAGCTGAACAGATTGATGCTATAGCTAAATCAAGTGGAGGTGATATTAGAAACACAATCACATCTTTACAGTACTTCAATCTGAAAATCAGATTCCAAGGGTATTTTCGTAAATTCCAATTGTTTGGATGATGGGTGCTCTTTATCATGTGGCAAAGATGAAACCCTCTCCCTGCTCCATTCCCTCGGGAAATTTCTTTATAACAAAAGAGAAACAAGGAACACGACTCTATCTGGTATGGAAATTACTTTATTGCCCTTCCTTCTGTAGTACAACTTGTTAACCTTCATTCTTCTGTTCTAGACTCATTAAAGGAGGAATTTAAAAGAACCTTCATTCTTCTGTTCTAGACTCACGATTATGGATGAAAATTAGAATTAAAAGAACAGTTAGCTAATTTGTTACAATTTTATAGGTGGTATTTATTTCAGCTCATCATTTGATAAAACAGCCAAACCATCCCCTAAAGTTTATTCATTTATCATGATTACTTAatctttatgtattttttaatagCAAAATTCCATATTTTTAGGAAAAAATTTCATGGAAAAGTATATTCTCTACAATTTGTCCATCAGAAAATAACAAGCTTAGAAAATTCTTACCCTATTTATAGATCTTGGTGACGTTAAACCATGGTAATAAGTTTTGCTTTCAATTAAAATAATTCGTTGTGTTTTTCCAATTTAGCAAGAAGCTTTAAAAAGATCTCAAATTGCATACAATCCTGAATAAACAtgagaaaagaagaagaattattttattctttttataggctggaaatTGCTATGTATTTGGTGAATAAgtgtaagtatattgttgtttcctGAATTTGCACTTTTATTAAACTTGAAATTATAGCCCTACCAATTTTTTATTCCattaatttctttctattacTTTTTTTTACGAGATTATTGCATGCCAAACATGGTaatatttgtttctttttttagTTTATCTAAGTTTGAAAATGAAAAGACTATATTCttttattgaatttctttaaaacAGGGGTAACTACTTTGATATGGATCAATGTCTGGTCTTGTAAATCAGGTTCCTCCTACAACAACTCATATAGGGCAACTTCAACTGACTAGTCACCAAAAGGTCGTAGAGACTGTTGCTCTATGAGAAATTGGTCATCTTATCATCCTCAAACATCAATAAACAAACACACAAGGACTATTGTAAAATCCACTTTTCACGGATGAAGGCGAGTCAAGACTTTGACTTTTCTTGTTCTTATAATTCCATCCTTTCTTTCATAGTTTCATTAACCTTTTTATGGAAAAAGGGTGTTCTTACAAGACTTCTCTAATTGCAGGTGTTGCTGATGCTGTCCAAAAAGAAAGTCTACACTTATGAGTAAGTAACTATTTTATTCAGTTCTTGTTCCATTGTATAGTGATCACCAAGAAATACGGGTGTTTTCACTAATGATTTTATAAGCACTTTTCATATTTATAATGAAAGCCTTGTATGTTTTCTAATTTGTATATTTTTAAAACTTATCCAGATTTGATCGGCCAACAAAGGACAACATACTGAAGTTTAACTTGGGATCTACACTATCATTGTGTCCATATAGAGGGGTAAGTTTATCTTGAGATAGAATTTTATGCAGAgaaggaaaaagatagaagttTATGCATTAAGTACATCCCCAGCAACACCTTCTCTTACTATGATCAGGTCCTTGACACCATTGCCATGCTTGGTGTTGTCCTATCAAGATACAACTGGAATGGTGGTGAGATTAGTTTTGAAAATGGCCAGAGGAAATGCCTCCATCCCTGCTATGGAATGACCAGGTGGTTTGACACCAACTAGTAAGTTTCATATTTCCCCCCTTAGGTTTTTGGATTATGTTTGGATACGATTTCAGGATTGGCTAAGCAGGGCGACAAATTGGGTTAAGTTCAGTGCGACGGCTGGACTAGGTGTTATCTATGGAGGCCATTTACATCAAGGAAGATCACTAATGGCACCTTACCTTCCACAAAGtggggtgggtggtggtggtggaggtgataGTCCCTATTCAGATGGGTTTGCACTTTATGCTCTTGGTTTAATCCATTTACAGCAAGGAAGAACTGTTTTATGCTCTTGAAATGGTTAATCTGCTTGACCCTAAAAAGGTTTACTTTGATTCAAGAGTGATTGCTCTAACTGATTGCCCTAAAAAGCATCACAAAACCCTTGATGTGGTACTTGTTCAAAAAATTGTTGTTCTAATTCTTGATGATACAGAAAGAGTAAGAACTTTTACACTACATTTAGTTTGTACCCACGATCTTGATTTTAGattaaaaaagtttcaattttggaGTAAACATGTTAAAGATCAGAaagcatagggaccatttttgtaatttaattaAAAAGTCAGTTACTTTGAATATGTAGGTGTGGGGGAAGATGGACAAGGAGAATCTTATTTTGATGgacaaatatcattttttttgctTCAAGTTGTAAAGAATCAAGATGCAGAGGTAATAAATCATTATCTAAACTAAATTGGATGATAGTGAATTTGATGTAGCTCTTGCAAGAATTTTACAAGTGCTCAAACGAATCTATCATATGTTCTTTCATTATTTTATGAAGTAGTGCAAGTTCTATTAAGAGGAAACCCACATAATCCCTTATTTCCTTTTGTATGATGTGTCTATACAGACAATGTTGTGAAGCTGCGGGTATCAGCATGAGGTTGTTAACGGTGGGGACCGCTAGTGAGAAGGCGGCTGAGATGCTTGTGTATGCTCATGAGACACAACATGAAGATATCATAAGGTGAATAAGAATTTAAAATTAACACCTTTTAATATTATGTTAAATAGTAGTTAGTTATGACATGATTTTGGATTTGTTTAATGTTAGGGGGTTGGCATTGCAGATTACACTTACTGTTTATGGAAGGGACGAGGAAGCAGTTACTTTGATTGAACAGATGACCCGTGATCAGGATCCGATATTGAGGTATGAAGGGATGTATAGTGGCACAAAAAATAATAAGGCTATTAGACAGTTGTTGCACTTTCCTGTATCGGATGTCAGTGATGACGTTAGAAGGACTGCTGTTTTAGCTCTTGGCTTTGTTTTGTTCAACCCAAATTTATATGGAACTTTAAGGGTAGTGTTTAATATCATTCATGGttgatatataatatattatcagaTTGTTTACTTTTCATATTGTAGCATGGTTGGATTGTCCTGCATATGGTCATGAAATAGGTTGCATTGATCCTTCTGAAGTTCCTCTTTGAGAGTCTTTTAATGTTTGTATTGTCCTTGGTAAAAGATACTCCTTTAGACAAGTCATTCACCAACAAAGGGTTTTGGGGAGGAAGGTGAGAGTATGAGTTTCGTGCTATGGTTACACAACACAAAGCAGCTGTTTCATCTTTGAAGACCCCTGAAAACAAAGCAGCCTTTTTTGTTTTTAAGGCCATATCATATGAGGTGTTGAATTAATGAAAAACAGATTTTAATTTGACTTAATTAGTTGcttattttgtttattagttgcTTGTTTTCTAGCTTATTGTAGTCACTGATTGGTTTCTTGTTATGCTTAAATCTTAACAGCTATCATGGCAACCTTCAACAGTAGTTTTGGACTGGCACCTTCTTGCAGAAGATGTCGTGTACGTGTTCTTGTGCTGCTATTGTGGATTCGAGAACATCCTTGCTTACTGGTCCAATTGTATGTATTTCACGTGAATCTTCTGTAGAACTATTAATCTTAGGGatttcaagtttttcatatttcttttatGTAATTAGGTTGTAAATTTCCGTTAcaacttttattgatttgtttttttctttccatggaatgattatttgtatgacattaaattttatgcaatggattgtatttttgtatatgatattttatttattatgagacattaaatgcaaatttaatttgaaaattagtaaatctataaataatatttttttaaacatataaaattacgatacgcaaaaatgtgtatcatctattcatttatgacatgacctttcttgacaatGGCTTTAAGGATACGTAATGCgagtcgtaaggttacgacacgcaaatgcgtgtcatcttcctttatgacagggccttccttgatacgcattgcgtgtcgtaaatgggCGTCGTAAATcgtgcgtcgtctatagacgacgtgcaaaagcgtgtcgtctctcgttatgacatggcctttcttgacacgcatttgtgtgtcgtctgagcgttttacgacacacattcCGCGTCGTAAAAgcctgtttttctagtagtgatcgcACGTCTTGTTAGTAGCGAGGTTGGGTATGGTTGTAGCAGGTCGGTAGTGTAATAATGATACATCATCCTAAAGAAAATATCGTCATCTGAATCACCGGACGAGTCGAAAGGATCCATATTTTTTTTGAAGATAATTGAAAGTATGTAGAGAGGAGAAGAGAAAGTGTGTGAAGTTTTTAATAAAATGGGAGGTATTTATAggataaattgttttttttttaataattaatttttttttcacccCGTTGCAATTAAAAGACTCGAACGGTCACAATTCATTCGTTTCTTCCCGTCGTGACGCAAACGAGATCCACCTTCGACGAGTTGCAACGAGCAGGGTGGGGGTGTTCCCCCGTTAAGCCGCCGTCGCCAAGCGCTACGTCAGCCGCGTTGTTTCTCGTTTGACCCATACCGATTGCTCTTAACTCTCCTGAAGGCATCGTTTTTTATAGATCTAAATTTTTCTTGATTTAAGTATGTATAATGATAGATTCAAATCTTTTTTGTTCACTAAAACGCCATGAAATAATAGTTTCTATGCTCCCTCGGTCTAAATAAATTTTACACGAAAAACTATTTGAATAAAAGCAAAATGTTACATAAtcctataaaattttaaaatttgcatCCTGTTGAGCCATAGTCATGCATGCTACGTCGGTATAATGGCAACTTGTTAAGAAAACTGAACACTTAAATGTTTTGCGTAGTTTTACTTTtacccatttggagattattgAATGCATCACATCTGCGTCTAACCTCTCCTTGTTTTCCAGTTTTCACCTGGTAAACACTCGTCTTCTCCATTGCTCTCGCGAAGTCCCTGAAAAATACTACCGGATCCCTAGCGTACTCTTCAACA includes these proteins:
- the LOC111881484 gene encoding uncharacterized protein LOC111881484, yielding MVYNVAEMCCGYSFDGYAGVTRHHGRLYENVRKNRKREFVYIVKGCVETFGDVYLRKPSLHDLQEFYAAHEERHGFPGMIGSIDCTHWKMEKLSGSMERAIRKWSSRITFVGLPIFDDLLNEKASDAPFTMNGNEYKYGYYPTDGIYPQYSTFVKAFRHPVEERDKFFKRRQEGARKDVKRAFGVLKAKWHIVEHAA